ttcaatcaattcagCATTGTACTTGAATCGTGCTGCTTGTAActtggaattgaaaaattaccGTCGTTGCATTGAAGATTGTAAAAAAGTATTAATGCTTGATGAGAAGAATATCAAAGCTTGCTTCCGATCCGGAAAAGCATTCTAtgcaattgaaaaatacgATGAAGCAATTAAGGTACTTGAATATGGTCTCAATGTAGACCCAGAGAATAGAGATTTGCAGAAACTATTACAGCAAGTTCAAAAGAGACAAGAAACTTTAGCTCAACTCAAGGCCAAAAAAGTGCAAGAGGAGGAACAggagaaattgaaaaatatcgTGTTGGAGAATTCTATAAAATTAAGACACATTGAAATAGTTAAAACCTCATCTCCTCCAGAAGTATTGAAAACTGCAAAGATACGATTGGAGGACCCTAAGGATTATCAATCACAATTAATATTTCCTGCTATGATATTATACCCCACCAACGATGAATTTGACTTCATTGCAGAAATCAGTGAACTAACCACTCCTTTGGAATTGCTAGAAATGGTATTAAATAGGCCCAGGGAATGGTTTGATGATCCAAAACACAAGGATTTCAGTGTCAAGAAATTGGAATGCTTTATGGAAACTGACACCGGTGGCTTGATTAAAGTGGGcaagaaaattgaaattaacaATGCTTTGATGAATGAGAAGCCCAAGGCACCATTGTTTGATAATGCATTAAGGCTTTATGTCGTTCCAAAAACAGACGTCTCCAAATGGACATCTGAATGGAACAAAGAAACCGCCTTAGCAGCTCGTAAATAGCTACAATATTGTAATAACACAACTATTGAATATAGCCCAGTTGTTGAAAGTACCTCTTcatatctttttcttgttgtcgCATATTTGGAGTTGGAGCAGGTGATTCTTGACCTCTTTTGGCAGAAGCTGCATTCTGAAATGTTTCCtgtaaatcaattttaggATTATTGACAATCACAGTTGCTGGGTCTATATTTCTATTAGCTGCTATGCTTCTACGAAGAATTGGACTGTCTGCCCAAGGTtgcaaaatttttcttttagaAAAACTCCCTTCTTCGTCTGAATCAATTTCTGGTAAATTCCTTGGCGATATCCTAGTAGGAGTAATCGGAAGCACGTTGTTCCCGACTTGGATCTCATGTCTTGCTGGAGTAATTGCGACAGATGCAATACTCTTTTTGTTAGCATTATCCTTATTTAGTATTCCTCGAGCAGCTTCAGGTAATGACACACCGTTAGCtgttttaattcttttaatccTTTGCTCACTCTTTCTGTCTTGTGATGTTGACCCCAAATTTGTTTGTGGCCTGGCGTCAAGTTTCTGAACCCCACTTGAATGTGTCATTTGCGGTATTATGCTATTTTCATGTCTTTCCTTTCCTAACTCAGATTTCCTCTTGAACGAGTTTGTCGGTTTGATTATGtatttttgtttagttCTCACAGTAGTAGTCTCACTCCTCTTCTCTGTCATTGACATTTTTAGAGCAGGTATGCTAGATCTTTCAAGCTTCGGAAATCTGTACGGCTcagatttcaattttatagGAGAAACCTCTTTTCCTTTATTGTTTCCATCGGTTGTAGGAATTAAAGTTGCAGTCAAGAACTTGTTTCTTTCCGGTTTCCTCCCCTCTGTTTTCCTATTCTGTGATTTGGTTTTAGCAGCACTGGAGCTTGTTGGGGCCGTTAATCTGTTAATAAGATCAGTTTCACCTCCATTTGCTGTCAGTTTGGCAGGTGACCTTGGGCTATTTCCATGAAATAATTCACGTGTAGGCGATCTTGAGTTCTTTCTATGTAACAAAACTTCTTTTCGTAAAGGAGACCTTGATCGAGATCTCGACCTTGATGTAGATGCCCGTATAGATATAGGACTAGCACCAGTCGtattattgaataatgGTTTTCGTACCGGTGATAGTGACCTATATTTGCCAATAGTACTCCAAATACCTTCAGGCAGCACAGTCTCTTTAATCACATTTTTTGGTTCTGTAGATTGAACCACTAGTTCCTCATTTTCAGCTCTCATAGTAGTTGACACGACAGCCGTCTCTTGTTCAACTCCTGGTAGTGTAAAAACATTTTCTACTCGGTCCTCTTTCTCTCTTGATGTAGCGTCTACTAGCTTATTAACTATCTTTTCAGTATTATCATCTTTGTCACTTGTGTTTAACAGAGTGACTGTTTCTCGAAATACCCTTTTATCAACAGGAAGCTTCACTGGTGACATCTGTTCAAACTTTTGCTTCTCTTCCTTGGTGGATACTGTGGTGTTGTTTAGTTCCGAATTAGTATTGGTATTCACTGCCACCAGATTCCGACCAGAATGCAAACTTTTACTATTTTCCATTGTCCGTCTTTTTGAAACGCCCAGTTTCCGTCTCGATACAGACTTTATGACTATTGGTTCTCTTGTGGGCAATGCAATGAACATGGAACTTCTGCTTTTAGGTGTTTTGGGAGCCAACGTTTTTTCCTCAGATTTTATAGACTGAATAGTTGTATCCAGCTTGGAATGCTGACTTTTCGAGCTTGACCTGCTTGGTAACAAATCCAGGTGGTTCATATCTTGCTTGAATAGGGTATCACCTGCTCTGCCTGCAATGCTTTTTCTGATAGCTTTACTGATAGCTTGAAATGAATCATCTAGGCCATCACTTTGCCGGTGTTGGTTATCTCTGCTGCTGTCAGAATTCGGAGAATTATTGTAAGATGGAGCTTTgtcaaaaacaacaacgtCCAAATTTTCCAGTGATGGTTTGAGGGTTGGTTGAGGATGGGATTCATTGtgtaaatttgaaaactgTGATTGAGTGTTTTCAAATGTAGTTTTCGAGGTATTGACTGCCAGCAGTGTTGATGGAGCTCGAGATGATTGAAGGTGACCTGAAGTAGGTCGTAGTGGAGTTTCTTTTATAGTACTCTTTGGTTCAGTAACGTCTGATACTTgctctttttttattgtatcGGGATCAAATGTGCCCAGATAAATCTCGTCCATTATCAGCCCCAAATATTCCTGATATACCTGGTTTTCCTCAACAAATTGGTTTATCAGATGAAATGATATCATAAACTGATTATTGAGTTCGTTTGACACCCATCTAGATGATCCTGAGGTGTAATcatttttccttttccttgCTGCAGCTGCTGCCCATAGTTGGGAcattatttcaattaacTCACTAGGGATACGATATATGTTGCTATAATCAAGCTTTTCTGTAATTTATGGTGGTTGTTAATTAAAGTcaatgcaaaaaaaaaaaaaatttgttaacACACTGTTTTCTGCAAATCCCATTTGATTCTTACGCGACTTGGTCACCTCAAGCAAACGGAGCATGGggcaaaaaataaaaaaaaaaaaatatgtgGAAGCATCAACGGGGTAAACAGAAAGGACAATAATCATATAACGTCAGTACTGTAATACATTTGGTGTTGTTTTAATGATAAAGCCAATGACTAATAGGTTCCAACTCTTAGATATCAAGAGGAGGGACGATGGGTTGGATAATTGTTCGGTTTATGATGGAGCCTCAGTAATCAATTTTGTGTTTCtgatattaatatcatttgGTATTATCATAAGTTATATACCTCAGTATCGAAGAATATTCATCAAGTTGACTTCTGAAGGGTTGTCAAAAAACTTTTTACTTTTGGGCTCGTGCTCGTCAATATTTACATTGACCAACATCATCTTGGTCAGCTCCAAGGCACGACAATGCTGTTCAATAGGAGCTTTGGATACGTTCAATTGTATAAATTCACAGttgaatttgtttcaaatcgGTATACAATGCACATGTGctattttgattttagttttggtcCTCTCAGTGACAAAAGATTCTATCAAGCAAGACAAGGCCGAATACAAAAGAATTGAACGTGTGGGCAAATTTGTGGCTGCTCATGCTGCAGTGTCTCTCCTAGAGATTGCACTTGGGTTTTCTACCAACTCTACCGTTCTATATGCAATTGCCAATATGAATGGCTTATTATCTGCTTTGCTTACTGTGATTAAATATGTCCCTCAGATTTACACTACTTTTAGACTCAAACACCCAGGAACTTTGTCGATTGGAATGATGTGTATACAAACCCCTGGTGGGTTTGTTTTCACTGCTACATTATTCTTCACAAAGGGATCTCATTGGAGCTCTTGGGTATCTTATTTGGTTGCAGCTTTGTTGCAAGGGATGTTGCTATCCCTTTGTATTTATTACGTATACTTCCAAGGTCGTCATGTTGGCGAAGAATCTGCTGAAGAGTTAGAGCGAGAAGCAATAGAGAGAATCGTCAATGAAAATAGACACGAAGAATTAGATCATACTTCAGATGTTAGAGACCCGGAAAGAGAACAACTTTTATAGTACTGCTGTCTCAAAAATGTagttattgataatataaaaGCTTagttattgataatataaaaGCTTAGTTATTGACAGTGAGAGATGAGTAAAGGGGCGTCGAAAACAATAAACTTGTTGgccaaaaacaaattacCAACGGGCACGACCTTGTTGAAACCTCTCTCTTCCATCCAATCAACactacaaaaaaatttttttatttttttttttttcaaattcttcataCTTAAACGCTTGTACTTTAGAACTCCTTTTATCTATTCTTCAATCAAACGATTTATCCACATAATCAAGTGAATTTATTTACGTCATTTATTGTGGAAGATTTTTGAATATGTTAAAGACACTCACACAAACTTTACGCTTAACAGGGAAATCTTTGCCTAAGGTTCGTCCGGCATTGATCAGAACCTACGCTGCCTTTGACCGTTCTAAACCTCATGTCAACATTGGTACTATTGGTCACGTTGATCACGGTAAAACCACATTAACTGCTGCCATTACCAAAGTATTAGCTGAACAAGGTGGTGCCAACTTTTTGGATTACGGTTCCATTGATAGAGCTCCAGAAGAAAGAGCCAGAGGTATCACTATTTCCACTGCCCACGTTGAATACGAAACCAAGAACAGACACTATGCCCACGTTGATTGTCCAGGACACGCTGATTATATCAAAAACATGATTACTGGTGCTGCTCAAATGGATGGTGCtatcattgttgttgctgctacTGACGGTCAAATGCCACAAACCAGAGAACATTTATTGTTGGCAAGACAAGTTGGTGTTCAAGACTTGGTTGTCTTTGTCAACAAAGTTGATACTATTGATGACCCTGAGATGTTGGAATTAGTCGAAATGGAAATGAGAGAATTGTTGTCCACCTACGGTTTTGATGGTGACAACACTCCTGTTATTATGGGATCTGCTTTAATGGCCTTGGAAGGCAAAAAACCAGAAATTGGTAAGGAAGCTATTTTGAGATTGTTAGATGCTGTCGATGAACACATTCCAACTCCATCAAGAGACTTGGAACAACCATTTTTGTTGCCAGTTGAAGACGTGTTCTCCATCTCTGGTAGAGGAACTGTTGTCACCGGTAGAGTTGAAAGAGGTGTCTTGAAGAAGGGTGAAGAAATCGAAATTGTTGGTGGTTTTGACAAACCATACAAGACCACTGTTACTGGTATTGAAATGTTCAAAAAGGAATTAGATTCTGCTATAGCTGGTGACAACTGTGGTGTTTTGTTGAGAGGTGTTAAAAGAGATGAAATCAAGAGAGGTATGGTTTTGGCCAAGCCAGGTACTGCTACTTCTCACAAGAAATTTTTAGCATCTTTGTATATTTTGACTTCAGAAGAAGGTGGTCGTTCCACTCCATTTGGAGAAGGTTACAAGCCTCAATGTTTCTTCAGAACTAATGACGTCACTACCACATTTTCATTCCCAGAAGGAGAAGGTGTTGACCACTCCCAAATGGTCATGCCAGGTGATAACATTGAAATGGTTGGtgaattgatcaaatcatGTCCATTGGAAGTTAACCAACGTTTCAACTTGAGAGAAGGTGGTAAGACTGTTGGTACAGGTTTGATTACCAGAATCATTGAATAAACAGAATTGTGCACTGTaagcaaataataaaaaaaaaaaagaagaaaggtATATAGTTGGCTTCGTATTTTGTAttggaaaataaaattctGTAAATAGTAAGAGCCTCAgaagttttgattttatttatgaCTTAGTAACTTGTAATTATATGTATGTTGAACTTCTGGTATAAGTTCTTTGTATCGGAGAGGCAAACTTACAAATGAAAGAGAAATCTTGGAGACACGGAAAACACATCCAAAATCagaacaattttttttttttttttacgaAAAGCAAATCAAAACACGCATTTAAAAATCTACAAAATAACTGACAGTGATTCCATTTCGTTAGGTTCAAATGACATCTTCTCCAGACAATGCTCTTTTGAAATTTCCCATATTTGGTATTCAAGAGGACACGGACTATCCAGTCCCATTTCAAGATCCTTACAAATTGGCGTTATTTCGGCAGAACAAACGACTATTGATTGCAAAGAGAAAACTAGCCGT
This is a stretch of genomic DNA from Candida dubliniensis CD36 chromosome 1, complete sequence. It encodes these proteins:
- a CDS encoding HSP-interacting, SSA1 ATPase activity-stimulating, TPR-containing co-chaperone, putative (Similar to S. cerevisiae CNS1;~Similar to C. albicans CNS1) — translated: MSKIEPVPEKEEEYVSEWDRRRYVPKAGEPELPPQLSEFSNKTTDEVIEELNRLPFFMTKLDETDGDGGENVNLEALKSLAYEGDPDEIASNFKNQGNDCYKVKKYNDAIIFYTKGLEINCDVDSINSALYLNRAACNLELKNYRRCIEDCKKVLMLDEKNIKACFRSGKAFYAIEKYDEAIKVLEYGLNVDPENRDLQKLLQQVQKRQETLAQLKAKKVQEEEQEKLKNIVLENSIKLRHIEIVKTSSPPEVLKTAKIRLEDPKDYQSQLIFPAMILYPTNDEFDFIAEISELTTPLELLEMVLNRPREWFDDPKHKDFSVKKLECFMETDTGGLIKVGKKIEINNALMNEKPKAPLFDNALRLYVVPKTDVSKWTSEWNKETALAARK
- a CDS encoding elongation factor tu, mitochondrial precursor, putative (Similar to S. cerevisiae TUF1;~Similar to C. albicans TUF1), coding for MLKTLTQTLRLTGKSLPKVRPALIRTYAAFDRSKPHVNIGTIGHVDHGKTTLTAAITKVLAEQGGANFLDYGSIDRAPEERARGITISTAHVEYETKNRHYAHVDCPGHADYIKNMITGAAQMDGAIIVVAATDGQMPQTREHLLLARQVGVQDLVVFVNKVDTIDDPEMLELVEMEMRELLSTYGFDGDNTPVIMGSALMALEGKKPEIGKEAILRLLDAVDEHIPTPSRDLEQPFLLPVEDVFSISGRGTVVTGRVERGVLKKGEEIEIVGGFDKPYKTTVTGIEMFKKELDSAIAGDNCGVLLRGVKRDEIKRGMVLAKPGTATSHKKFLASLYILTSEEGGRSTPFGEGYKPQCFFRTNDVTTTFSFPEGEGVDHSQMVMPGDNIEMVGELIKSCPLEVNQRFNLREGGKTVGTGLITRIIE